The Rhodothermales bacterium DNA segment GCGGCGCGCCTCCCGCTCCACCGCCCGCTAGAAGTCGCCTGCTGCCTCCGTAGGCGCCCCGACCGAGGCCACGGCCGCGAGGTCCGACGTCGGAGGTACTCTGTCCGAGGGTTCGGTTAACGCATCGCCGAGGGTGGTGAGGAAGCTGCCTACCGTGCGGCGGGTCGGCTCCACAATCGCCGGGGCGGGGCGTGCGTCCGGTGCCACGCCCTCGGTCAGGATCAGGAGTGCGTCGTCGAGGACGGCCACGGCCGGTCCCAGCGCCGTCCGCCGCTCGGTGCTGTGGAAGTAGTGAAGGATGGGATAGGCAGCGTGCCGCTGGTCGTGGTGTTCGAGCGCCGAGCCGAGCGACGGGAGGTGCTGGTCGAGGCCCGCGAAGCCGCTTCCATCCCAGGCCCGGCGCACGACGTCCGACGGCGTCTCACCGAGGCTGTGGATGGACCCCGCGAGCTGCCGCTTCGCCGCGACGGCGGAGACGACCGACAGCACGTAGGTGATGGCGAGCGTGACGGTCCCGACGACCCGCTCCGGACCCCGCGCCGTATCACGCGATCCACCCGTAGTAGAGCAGGAGGAGCCCGCCGAAGCCGATCCGGTACCACGCGAACGGCACGAACGTGTGGTCGGAGACAAACCGGAGGAAGAGCCGGATCACGAGGGCCGCCGCCACGAACGACACCCCGAAGCCGACGGCGAACACAGGCACGTCGGCTGTGGAGAGGAGGTCGCGCCCCTGCCAGAGGTCGAAGAGCGTGGCCGCGACCATGACGGGGATGGCGAGGAAGAACGAGAACTCGGTGGCGGCGCGGCGGGAGCAGCCGAGCGCGTAGGCCCCCATGATGGTCGCCCCCGCGCGTGAGGTGCCGGGCACGAGCGCGAGCACCTGCGCCAGCCCGATCCCCAGCGCCGTCCGCATGGGGATCACGTCCACGTCGGCGATCGGCGTCGGCGGCCCCCACCGCTCGATGAGGAGGATCACCACGCCGCCCACGACGAGGGCCACGGCCACCGTGAAGGGGTTGAAGAGGTACGCCTTGATCCACTCGTACGTGAGGAGCCCCACGACGGCGGCGGGGAAGAACGCCACGGCGAGGTTGAGCGCGAGCCGGCGGCTGGTCGGGCTCGACGGGAGCGTCCGCACGACGCGGCCGATCTTCTCGCGGTAGAGCCAGACGACGGCGAGGATGGCGCCGAGCTGGATCACGACGTCGAACACCTTGGCCGTCTCGCCGGTGAAGCCGAGCCAGTCGCCGACGACGATGAGGTGGCCCGTCGAGGAGACGGGGAGGAACTCGGTGGCGCCCTCGACGACGCCGAGCACGAAGGCCTTGAGGAGTTGGAGCAGGTCCATGCGAGGGGGTGCGGTGAAGGAGCAGGAGGGGCGTAGTGAAGGGGGAGGGCCGCCGCATTGCGGCCGAATGATAAGGACAGGCAGGACGGGTAGAAGGTGCCGGGGCGGCTGGCCAGCTGTTCACGTCCCTGCCCTCGTGATCTGCGGGCTGCGGGTCCGGCCGGACCTGAAGGGGCGGGTGGCCTCGTGCGGTAGCGGTCGGTCCCGGTTCGATGGAGTACCATAAACGGCCCCCTGGCACGCCCACGGGGACTCTGTCTCAATCGCCTCATCCGGGTCATCTGCGCCGGCATGGTCGTACCAGAACCCGTCCCGCTATCTACGTCCCGGTAACCCCGGCCACCTCGGCTTCCGGGAAACCCGCCGGACCCCATCCCGCTGGGGCGCGCAGCCAGCTAAGGGCCAAGGACAAGGAGCAACATTCGTGTTCGGCGTGGCATCGCTCGTTTTCCCTGTGCACGAGACCGCCCAGGGCCGAGCGACGGCGCATACCACGGATCACCGTCGAGACGATCTACCCTGTGTTATCCACGAATACGAACCCCATCACGTCCCGAATAGCAGCCCCATCATCGAATACGGACCCCATCACCCTATATGTATGGGGTCCGCCGCTGCGCTGAATACGGACCCCATCACCTTCTAACTATAGAGTCCCAACCCCCGCTCCGGCCGGCGAATACGAGCCCCACCATCCTGTAATACCCACCCTCTAATCCCCCTGTAACAGGTTCGCCTTCCTTGTGGATAAGACGACACCCGGCTCTCGCCGGGCGGCTCGATCCCGGATGAGAACACGGGGTTTGCAATAGCGGATATACCGGCCGCTCCGCTTCCCCTCCCGCTGTGCCGGCTGCGCCCTCCGCCGACCCCACCGGCCGGCCGCTCCGCGGCCTGCGCTCCCCTCCTCGCCTCGCCATCCCCCACCGGCGAAGAGCCTCGACGACGGGGCGCTGCGAATCTCCCGCTCCCTCCTCCCCACCGTCCCACTCCGACCGACCGCTGGGCGACCGGCGACAGACCGGAGCGCCTATACCCTGATCGCCCCCCCGCCGGACCGAACCGGGGACAGGGGCACGGGGCGCGGCGACGGCACGCTGCGCAGAGCCAGCTCCACCGCCCGCGCGAAGAGCGACCCCAACCTCCTCCCCACCGCGCCCTTCGCCGAGTCATTCCCCAGCCCCGAGGCGCTCCCGATCACCAGGCCCGGAGCATGGACCGGGAGCCCGCGCGAGACGCGCCCCTCCCCTTTCGGTCGCCCCGCCCCAAACGGGCTGCCATGCTGGCAGCCGCCTCGACGCAGACCGAATCGCCGATTCCGTCTCAGCCGACGCGATCCCCACTCATCGCCCGATACGGCCCGCAATCCCGCCCTCATAACAAAGGTTATGCGGACACCGCAGAAAAAAAAGCCCCCGGACCGACCGAGGAATCGCCTTATAAGGGGCACGCGCGAATCGGCGTAAACACGTTCCAATCCAAACTTTTGAGGCCCCGCCTTCACCCTCCCGCACCCCCCTCCCATCGGGCACCCGACGGCGTCGACGCCGAGACGGCTTGACAATGTCCCAGGCCGTTCCCCTTCTTTCCACCGTGTCAAACAGATCGGTTGCTTGACACCCCTCGCGCCCCGTCCGGCCACTCCCCTCCTGCCGTGGAGCCTACCCGGTACCCCAGCGATCCACCCCGCTCCGATGCCCCTCGGCCGGTCCCGATGACCTACGTGGAGGCCGTCGAGCTCTTCATCGCACGGACCGGCCACACCCGCACCGGCAGCGCCCACACCGCGAGCGCCTACCGCACGGACCTCCGCCACTTCGGCACCGCCCTCCACAACGCCCGCCTCCGCTTCGACGCCGTCTCCCGCCGTGAGGCCGAGCGCTACCTCGCCCGCCTCAGCGCCGAGGTCGCCCCCCGCTCCGTCCGCCGCCGCGTCTCGTGCGTCCGCTCGTTCTACCGCTTCCTCCGCGGCATCGAGGCCGTCTCCGCCAACCCCTTCGACGCCCTCGACCTCCCCGCCTTCGACCGCAAGAGCGAGACGCACAAGGTCCTCGACGACGACGAGTTGGCCGACGTCGTCGAGCTCCTCGGCCGCGACGTCCAGCACGCCGACCGCCGCCTCGCCGACGCCCCCAGGGGCCGGCGTATGCGCGCCTTCGCTACGCTCTTCTCGGCCGCCCGCCGCCGCGCCGCCTTCAACCTCATGGCCTTCGGCGGCCTTCGCCGCGGCGAGGTCATAGGGCTCGACCGCGACGCCATCGTCTCTCGCCCCGACGGCTTCGCCCTCTCGTTCGTCGGCAAGGGCGGCAAGTCCCGCACCGTCCCCCTCGTCGGGTTCGTCTACCCGGCCATGTTCGACTGGCTCACCGTCC contains these protein-coding regions:
- a CDS encoding undecaprenyl-diphosphate phosphatase — protein: MDLLQLLKAFVLGVVEGATEFLPVSSTGHLIVVGDWLGFTGETAKVFDVVIQLGAILAVVWLYREKIGRVVRTLPSSPTSRRLALNLAVAFFPAAVVGLLTYEWIKAYLFNPFTVAVALVVGGVVILLIERWGPPTPIADVDVIPMRTALGIGLAQVLALVPGTSRAGATIMGAYALGCSRRAATEFSFFLAIPVMVAATLFDLWQGRDLLSTADVPVFAVGFGVSFVAAALVIRLFLRFVSDHTFVPFAWYRIGFGGLLLLYYGWIA
- a CDS encoding tyrosine-type recombinase/integrase, with amino-acid sequence MTYVEAVELFIARTGHTRTGSAHTASAYRTDLRHFGTALHNARLRFDAVSRREAERYLARLSAEVAPRSVRRRVSCVRSFYRFLRGIEAVSANPFDALDLPAFDRKSETHKVLDDDELADVVELLGRDVQHADRRLADAPRGRRMRAFATLFSAARRRAAFNLMAFGGLRRGEVIGLDRDAIVSRPDGFALSFVGKGGKSRTVPLVGFVYPAMFDWLTVRRHVPASSSAVFVTMTGRPLDPKQLERDCARIGERACTRHRLTPHVLRRTFATRSLRASGDIRAVQVLLGHASIQTTEVYTHVDEEGLRELVEATALASTTGRAAGAREHARGPLLRSVITSV